The sequence TCGAACAGGCTGCGCCAGCCGTGAGCCAGGTGGTTTGATCGACCGGGTCTGCCTACTCCAGCAGCACCAGCACGTCTTCTTTAGTCAGCGACTTCACGAAGCTCTCTTCGCTCGTGACGAGTTCGCTGGCGAGACGTTGCTTGTTGCGTTGTAGCGCCAGAATCTTCTCCTCGACGGTGTTCTTCGTAATGAATTTGTAGGTAAACACGGGTTTCTGCTGCCCGATGCGGTGCGCCCGGTCGACGGCCTGCGCCTCGATGGCGGGGTTCCACCAGGGGTCGAGCAGGAAGACGTAGTCGGCAGCGGTGAGGTTATGCCCCAACCCACCGGCTTTGAGCGAAATCAGGAAGAGTTGCACCGAATCGTCGGTCTGGAAGCGCGCGACCTGCTCTTGCCGGTCGGTGCTGCCGCCGTCGAGGTAGGCGTAGCGGATCTGCTTCTCCTTCAGGTACTGTTTCACCACCGCCAGGTGTTTAATAAACTGGCTGAAGATCAGAATCTTGTGCCCTTCACCCAGCGCCGTTTCGAGCCGCATCCATACGTCCTGCAACTTGCCCGACTCGCCTTTGTAGTCCAGATCGACCAGGCGCGGGTGGTTGGCAATCTGCCGCAGTTTGGTCAGGCCCTGCAACACCACCATCTGCGATTTGGCCATGCCGTCGGCTTCGATGCGCTCCAGAATCAGGTTGCGGTAGTATGACTTGGCCTCTTCGTAGGTTTTTTCCTGCTCCGCCGTCATGTCGCAATACAGTACCGACTCCACTTTGGGCGGCAGATCGGTCGCGACCTGCTTTTTGTTACGGCGCAGCATGAACGGCTTAATCAGGCTGTAGAGCTTCTGCATTTTCTGCTCGTCGTTGCGTTTTTCGATTGGAACCTGGTAGGTGTTCCGGAAAAACGACTGACTGCCCAACAGACCGGGGTTGATGAACGTCATCTGCGTCCAGAGATCCATCGTGCTGTTTTCGAGCGGTGTACCCGTCAGAATGAGCCGGTGCGCCGAATTCAGTTGCATCACCGCCCGAGTAATGTACGAATTGGGATTTTTGATCGCCTGCGACTCGTCCATGATCACGTAGTCAAAGCGGTAATTTTTCAGCAGGTCAATGTCGATGCGCACGATGCCATACGACGTCAGGATCAGGTCATACCCGTCAAACTGGGCGGTATTTTTGTCGCGGTACGTACCCGTGTACACCAGCACGCGCAGGTCGGGCGTAAAGCGGCGGGCTTCCAGCTCCCAGTTGTAGAGCAGCGACGTGGGCATCACCAGCAACGACGGGCAGTGGTCGGACGACGACTCGTTTTCCTGATTCGCTTCTTTGCGCCCCTGCAACATCGCCAGCGTCATCACGGTCTTGCCCAGGCCCATATCGTCGGCCAGACAGCCGCCAAAGTGGTATTGCCGCAGGAAATTCATCCAGTCATAACCGGCTTTCTGATAGGGCCGCAACGTACCCAGGAAATGGTTGGGCATCGGAAACTCGTCGATCCCCTCAAACTCGCGCAACCCCTCCAGCCGCCGACTGATGACCGTCTCGGCCAGCGATTCGTTGTCCAGTTCCTGCACCAGCGACAAGTGATGTTTGGGCAGCACCACCCGCTCGCCAAACTGCCCACTGAGGCCCAGTTCGTCGTTTAGCGTCGAGAGTTCGGTAAAACCCACCAGCTCGGCGTACTTCACGAACCACGCTTCGGGAATCACCGCGATCTCACCGTTGGGCAGCGCAAACTCCCGTTTGTTGTTCAGGATCAGGTTACGCAGCTTCAGAAACGGAATCTCAAAGTCGCCGAACCGCACCTTGGCGTGAATATCAAACCAGTCGCGGCTTTCGCGGATGGAGATATCCAGGCTCGAATACCCCAGGAAATAGCGCCGCGTGTCGTCGGCGTTTTGCCGTAGTTGAAAGCCCGAGTCGATAAGCGCCTGCCGGTGGTCGTTGAGCCAGCTGAACGCCTGGGTTTTGGGCATCGCCAGCCGCCCGTTGCGCAGGTCGAGGCCCTGATCGCGCAGCAGCGAAAACCGTTGGCGTTCGGCTTTCAGATCGCGCTTGATTTTGTGGAAGACAAACTCGTCGCCGACCTGTTCGAGGCTCACATTGGCCGCGTTGGCGAAGCTATCGAACCGGAACGTGAAGTCGCCGTACTGAAACGACAGATCGAACACCACCTCCGTGCTACCCGTATCGTCGGCGTCGGCCACGTCGATCTGGTTAAGATCGCCGAACAAGGCCGCCGACGGCACTGCCTGCTGCGCACCAACCCGCTCCGACAAGGTCAGCACGGGCGAGGGGCTGAGGGCCGCATAGCGGATTTCAAAGCCTTTGGCAAACACATCGTACTGCGCAATGAGCGGCACCATAAACCGCTGATAATACTGCGCTTCCATGTTTTTGGGCACCACAATGTGGTTCTTGTTCAGGAAGGGGCGCAGTTTTTTACCGTCGACCTCCACGCCCGCGTCGCCCTTGCCCAGCCGGGCAAAATGATACAGCTTGTTATTGACCAGCAGCCAGGCGGGTTCGTCGCAAAGAATCAGGGCGTTGCGGTGCTGAAACTCAACCCGCTCGGTGGTGGGTTTGCCGGTAGCATCTACCCCAGTCGGGTAGCGGATGATCGGGTAATAATGAGTGGCGTTGGGGTTACGGTCGAAATGAAAAAAGACACGCGCCGGTTCGGGCATAAACGTCACGGCCTCGCCCACCGGATCGCCATCGTTAGTCATCAGGAAGATCGTCTTCCCCGCCAGCAGCGGGAAAATCTGGGCTTTGGTGCGCTCTACGTAATCGCAGATCGCGTCCTGCATCACCTTGTCGCCCTTTTGCGGGTCATATACTTTCAGAAAGAAATCGACCGCCGACAGTTTTTTGGTATTGAAACGCCGCAGCAGGGTGTCCTGACAGATGTAATCGGTGAGGCGTACCAGTTCAAAATCACGTTCGTCGAGACCCGCCGAAAATTCGCGCACGTTTTGGGGCGACAGGCTTTGCGTTTGCAGGGTCAACTCGCCCTTTGCATTCAGATGCACCACAAACGCCTCGACCAAAAAGCCAAGGTATTCATGTTCGAGCAGCGAGTAAACGACCTGGAACGGTTCTGACGGTGAGACTTTCATACAAATACATAGAAAGCGATACCGAGCCATGGAATTGGCACGGGTAAGGCTATTCGTCTAAAAACGCTGAGTTAGTTAAAGCAACGCTGCGGAGACAGTTCAGTTGGGCACGTACCAGCATGAACTCGTATGTGCACATCTTGTAAATTAACTAGTTAATTCCCCAATTCCGCAACGTATACTGAGGTAACGGTGCCAAATATACGACAAGGCCACAGATGACCAAGCCCTACTATGTACAGGTGTAGGTAAATCAACTAAGCGCGCTACCTGGTCGATTCGGCAATCTGGTTGAGCAGGGTTCACGTACGTTGCCTACAGCCTGTCCCAGTGGCTCATAAAAACAGCCGGTTAGCTGTTATTCAGGTAAGGTTCCGTTTTTTTGCAGCAGTTACCC comes from Fibrella aestuarina BUZ 2 and encodes:
- a CDS encoding DEAD/DEAH box helicase, producing the protein MKVSPSEPFQVVYSLLEHEYLGFLVEAFVVHLNAKGELTLQTQSLSPQNVREFSAGLDERDFELVRLTDYICQDTLLRRFNTKKLSAVDFFLKVYDPQKGDKVMQDAICDYVERTKAQIFPLLAGKTIFLMTNDGDPVGEAVTFMPEPARVFFHFDRNPNATHYYPIIRYPTGVDATGKPTTERVEFQHRNALILCDEPAWLLVNNKLYHFARLGKGDAGVEVDGKKLRPFLNKNHIVVPKNMEAQYYQRFMVPLIAQYDVFAKGFEIRYAALSPSPVLTLSERVGAQQAVPSAALFGDLNQIDVADADDTGSTEVVFDLSFQYGDFTFRFDSFANAANVSLEQVGDEFVFHKIKRDLKAERQRFSLLRDQGLDLRNGRLAMPKTQAFSWLNDHRQALIDSGFQLRQNADDTRRYFLGYSSLDISIRESRDWFDIHAKVRFGDFEIPFLKLRNLILNNKREFALPNGEIAVIPEAWFVKYAELVGFTELSTLNDELGLSGQFGERVVLPKHHLSLVQELDNESLAETVISRRLEGLREFEGIDEFPMPNHFLGTLRPYQKAGYDWMNFLRQYHFGGCLADDMGLGKTVMTLAMLQGRKEANQENESSSDHCPSLLVMPTSLLYNWELEARRFTPDLRVLVYTGTYRDKNTAQFDGYDLILTSYGIVRIDIDLLKNYRFDYVIMDESQAIKNPNSYITRAVMQLNSAHRLILTGTPLENSTMDLWTQMTFINPGLLGSQSFFRNTYQVPIEKRNDEQKMQKLYSLIKPFMLRRNKKQVATDLPPKVESVLYCDMTAEQEKTYEEAKSYYRNLILERIEADGMAKSQMVVLQGLTKLRQIANHPRLVDLDYKGESGKLQDVWMRLETALGEGHKILIFSQFIKHLAVVKQYLKEKQIRYAYLDGGSTDRQEQVARFQTDDSVQLFLISLKAGGLGHNLTAADYVFLLDPWWNPAIEAQAVDRAHRIGQQKPVFTYKFITKNTVEEKILALQRNKQRLASELVTSEESFVKSLTKEDVLVLLE